tttttcttcaattttgtcatttcattgacCAGGAAGATGTAGTGTACCTATACGTAAAGgataaatgggctgtcacttgcACAGCAACTGTTACCTCATTTACCTCCTGATgacacagcatcaggagcaactaagggttcagtatcttgctcaaggatacTTTGACATGGTCACAACGACGGGGGATTGAACCCCCAGCCTCTAGGACTGGAGATGACCATTGTACCAATGAGCCAACCCATCCCGTGTGTCTGGTTGCAGAGATTAAAGACATTTAGTGGGTATAAAACATGGGAAAATGTGTTCATATTTCAAGTTTTAATGACAACAATTCCTTTAGTAACACAAACTTAACTGTGCCCTCCACCAAACGGAAAAGCTTTTCTTTCAATGTCCGCACATGCAAGTGAGACATGTCGGCAGAGGCGACCGTGGGGCGTATTTGTAAAAAGTTCAGTCTGACTTGTGCACCCTGGCGCTGAAGAGGCAGTATAGATGAAGGGAGACAGTTTTCTTCGAAAATTAAAATGGACGAAGTGCAAGAGGGCGGGGTGGGAGAGAAAAGGGGGCCGCGGTCTACTCCAGGACAACGGTGCCACCCGCCGCCTGCAAAGCCGCTTTCAGTTTCTCTGCCTCGTCTTTGGAAACATTAGCGCGGATCTCCTGAGGAAGAGACTCCACCAGCTTCTTGGCCTagacggaaagaaaaaaaaaaaaaggaatttccaTTCATGCACATGGAAACATGAAAAGCTATTTAATCAGACAGCAgataatcagatttttttccctcgcCCTCATTTCTGCAGAGTGCTTTGAAATCCGCAGTAAATTCTGTGATCGCGAATTGCTGAGGGGAATGTTTTACATTTAGAAGCTGCTGCATTCGGAATAAGcgttgcccaaaaaaaaaataaagaaataaaaaaaagggcaagGTTCACTGAAATGAAACTCCCTGAAGCTTTGGTGGGATTGTGACACCTACCTGCACCAGGTTCAAGCCTTGGATGCAGTTCTTCACTTCCTTAATGAGCTTGACCTTCTCGGCCGTGTTGACTTCCGTTAGCTTGACAGTGAAATGAGTCTTCTCTTTCTTCACCGGCGCCTCCTCTTCTGCCgcctgaacacatttttttttactcaactcCAGATGGCAAAGGAATTTTTtgcagggtttaaaaaaaaaaaaaagaatgcttcaAGTATATTTCACATTTGTAAAAGTAAAGTGGACTTCAAAGCACATTAAACGGGTAAAATAGCAAGCAATAAAGCATTCAAGAAGATAAGCAAGGATACGAACAACATCTTGGAGACTAAGCGCCAACTGTCATAAAGACTACTTGCATTGAAGTacattaaaacataaaaatacccggaataaaaaatatatacctaaAGGGAAagtgtgtaaaaatgtgttgcttttccaacgttcattattttaaaatgttctatCACAAACGCATTTTTTAATATAACTGTAGAAATAGTGGCGAATTATATTACATTAGCTACCTTGTTACGCCGCCATCTTCCTGCTCTTAATACGCCAAGGAGACAAACTTGGCGACCCTCAACATGACTTCAGCGTGTGTAACAAATGCGCTTACCCTGTTGCTTAGGGGAAAAAGTGGAAATCGTTTGGGAACCCAGAGTTGCACTTCTGCTGAAGAAATTGGTGGCACGCTTGCCAAATGAGGTCTCTCTGAGGCTCCGTAGTGCGCGTGCTTCAAAATGCTCGCTCACAGCTTAGGTCGTTGCATTCTATTACCTCACCGGTAGATGGCACTGCATTATACACCTTGTATATTGTATTGGTTTTTAAATTACCATACATAGCTTGGTCCACCTTCGaatggttttaaatgcacttgtaaACCTTTTTTAAAGTGTTACTTCATACCACCCTTCATTTGTATTGATTTCAATATGttatgtttaaaatgttttctcttatttattttgtattcaagTCAGTGATTCTTTTGCATACCACGAGAAAAAGCCCACACTCTGCACTGAAGCACACTTTCTTGCCTTAAGACAACGGTCAAAGTAATGACCGGCTGCCGTTTTGGTTTTCTACAGGCTCATTGGCAAACTATTCATACCTGAGGTCCGGGAGCAGCTGATGCAGCCATCGTCCCCATCGGCATCATTCCAACATCCTTAATGTTTAACGTTTTCTGTGACAGGAGGGGAAAGAAAAGGGGTTGGGTGGGTGGGTAAGTACGTAGTAGTTGTGGGCGATTATATGGGCAAGGTTTGTAGTGGTGATAAATCTGCGGTCGATTACAGTGATCAGCTGTGAGCATAATTGCTCAATCGGACATGGCAAAAATGTGCATGATAAAAGGCCACCTTCACCTACACTAATTTTGTAAGCAGGTCAATAGTAAATAACATCacttattgtgtttttatttttttgaggtcATATCCTAGTCCCTGAGTAGGGAGACGGGTTTACCTTGAGGAGCTCATTGAGGTCCGACACTTCTAACAATGTGAGGCTGGCTATGTCGCTGACGAGCTGCTGGATTTTGGGAGAGTACTGCTTGGGGGCGCCGTCCAGCGACGGTGTGGCCAAGGCATCAGAGCAGACGGCGGCACTCGTGTTGAGGAGGCGCAGCGCGCACCACGCCGgcgtctgctgctgctgttgtctgGGCAAAAAATATACGGCCACTTTAATTTACATACTTGCAAAGAGTGAACTGCAAACAACGCCCCCTGAAAATGTCTAAAATTGTCTTTATTAAAACTGTGGGTTTAAGCATTAATATACCACAAGCACTGTTGTCCCAAATAACATATTTTGAATACATCTTACATTTCTCTCACTTCAACAGATTTTCTTTTCgacaattatttttgttttttttttaccagcaatTAGCTGGAGTTAGGTTCTTCGGGGAATTTCAACAACAGCATAATAGCTTCATGTACAACTAAAGATTTCACACAGAGTGTATCAATTAGAGGGATAAATTAACATTATATCTGGACATACACAGTACTTtttgtaaaaattattttggggggATGGTGTGAGATTTTctccaatgtaaaatatgtgcattgCGGTAACTGCCGCCAGCGAGCAgcgttggccaccttcaaaataaaagcacctcAGTGGCttggatttaaaataatgttatgaaattatttttcaacgATGAGCTCACCCCGGGATTATGAAAACTGTCTCAGAATAGCACCAACAAGCGGTCTGAAGTTGAGATAATAACAAGTTAGCTAAGTCTACATCAATAATTGAAATTTCGCCATTTAAAAAACGATTTTTCGTTATCCCGGAACCAGACCGGGAACACTAGGTCACCCTTGGTATTCAACCACAGCACTTTCATTAGGATCAGAAGTTGCATTTCGATATAAAAGGCATCTGAAATctgacattttgaactacagtatacacctgaatgtaaaaaaaatattggcggCTAGCTTGAGTTCAATTTTGCAAGCATAAGGCTGGCCTGGCCGCAGTTTTTAAATGCATGTATGGACCTTCACGGCTTCTTTTAAAGGTACTGGTCAATTTTCTATTCAAACAGTACAAAAATCGGAGCTTTTTAGTCACAAGTGAACAAACCACGCGTTTTCAACAGCTGCCTTCACAACGGTGTCAGAACGTTCGCACGCATCATTACACACGTGAGTGACCTTGACTGCcgacaataaaaaatgttgaaaggaAAAACTAAATACGTGCAAAATGTAGTATGGTGTCTAAAACGTGCGTATAAATGGCACTTGACCTACACACAGATATCAATGGAGAACGAAGAGACAGTACAACAAATTGCTAACAAGAGCTGAAACTGAGGCTCAATAGCTAATGTAGAACCGACTTAAAACATTGTTAAGAAACACGAGGAACAATTGGTGATCTTGTAAAGTCTATGCAGAGGCTGTCATCTGCCGGCCGTCTGCCCTTGGCGAGCCGGTTGGATGCCGCGCGTACTGCGCCGCAGAAAGCGTTTGTGCAAACGTACCGGTGGAGGCTCACCGCAGCCCGCAGCACCGTTCGAAGGCAGCGTCTGGTGCAGTACATGCTAAAATGTAATCCGGAATCTTCAAGTGCCGGCGTTGCTCTTCAATGAGCGGCCTCGTTTGTCTAAAGCGAATCGCTTTTTTTACGCAAGCGACTCTACCTCAAAAGCACATGGCGCCCTCCCTCCTCAATGAAGCTGACCTACCCGGCATGCATTGCGAACAACTACGGGTACCCGCTTAGACCATAGCTACCGGATCATGTTTATGTTTCGCTTTTTTCCTACTACACATTTTATAAGTTTCAGATTTTTCCATGTGTACTGTTCATGCGTATACAGTATTACATAAAAGTaactgaaaatgaaaacgtAAAATAGATGAAAAGCTGCGCATACTTATTAGCAATGTACACTAAATATGTATCGTGTTGGATACTTTTATCATTCTAAATTATTAAAAGGAGGCAAGTGAGACATTTTGGATGTGCTATTTTCTT
This region of Hippocampus zosterae strain Florida chromosome 17, ASM2543408v3, whole genome shotgun sequence genomic DNA includes:
- the mrpl12 gene encoding 39S ribosomal protein L12, mitochondrial is translated as MYCTRRCLRTVLRAAVSLHRQQQQQTPAWCALRLLNTSAAVCSDALATPSLDGAPKQYSPKIQQLVSDIASLTLLEVSDLNELLKKTLNIKDVGMMPMGTMAASAAPGPQAAEEEAPVKKEKTHFTVKLTEVNTAEKVKLIKEVKNCIQGLNLVQAKKLVESLPQEIRANVSKDEAEKLKAALQAAGGTVVLE